A single Desulfovibrio piger DNA region contains:
- a CDS encoding efflux RND transporter permease subunit, producing the protein MGRPEETPRAPVPGRENGHAPEGREPAPAGGRRKRFGPEFIPLNLSAPFIRRPVATTLLTIAVTLAGMVAFFLLPVAPLPEVDFPVVRVQANMPGASPETMAATVATPLERALGRIAGVTEMTSSSSLGSTRIILQFDLDRDINGAARDVQAAINAARSTLPTMPSNPTYRKVNPSGAPILILSVTSDVLSRTQLYDAASTVLAQKISQIAGVGEVTVGGGALPAVRVDISPDALHRTGLSMEDVRAALAGANAFLPKGHLENEDTSWTVVASDQLRTAAQYRKVIVAERDGVTIRLGDVATVTDSSQDIRQMALSNGKPSILLIVFRSPGANIIETVDRVKAMIPQLRSWLPESADLSVRMDRSQTIRASLHEVEKSLLLSMALVVLVVFLFLRNGRATSIPAVAAPVSLIGTFGVMYLCGYTLDNLSLMALTVATGFVVDDAIVVLENIVRRLEMGEKPLRAALRGAREVGFTVISISLSLVAVFIPILFMGGVVGRLFREFSVVLATAVLVSMLVSLTTTPMMCATLLRPFDEELSRRSARLRAGEGGRQGIFTRAGQLWGRFLSSMQEGYSRSLYVVLDHWKLTLTVLLLVVAANVWMYIVVPKGFFPQQDTGVIMGGIRADQSASFQDMEVKLARLVRILSADPAVDQVSAHISGGRGGGGVFISLKPLEERGISAQQVIARLRGKMSSEPGLQIFLQAAQDIMMGGRSSRSQYQYTLQADDLDSLRRWGRRLQQEFAAIPILKDVDSDIEERGLQTLLTVNRDALARLGLTMKDVDAALNNAFGQRQVSTIYEEKNQYRVVLEYALPWLEGEDSLGKVWLPGKDGAVPLLGVAEVSPAFAPLSVAHQGQFAAVTLSFNLAEGASLSQAQAAIDEARVRIGMPSTIVGSFQGTAKMYSDTVKEQALLILAALAALYIVLGVLYESLIHPLTILSTLPSAGIGALLALRACGMEFSVIALIGVLLLCGIVKKNAIMMIDFAIEAARTRNLPPREAIHEACRLRFRPIMMTTAAAILGAVPLALGQGDGAEIRQPLGITIVGGLLVSQLLTLYTTPVVYLCLDRARLRWRRRWWRLRYGERKAALLTALCRQG; encoded by the coding sequence ATGGGCAGGCCTGAGGAGACGCCGCGTGCCCCTGTGCCCGGCAGGGAAAACGGCCACGCCCCTGAGGGGCGGGAACCGGCCCCGGCCGGGGGACGGCGCAAGCGCTTCGGGCCGGAGTTCATCCCCCTGAACCTTTCCGCGCCCTTCATCCGGCGGCCCGTGGCCACCACGCTGCTGACCATCGCCGTGACCCTGGCGGGCATGGTGGCCTTTTTCCTGCTGCCCGTGGCGCCTCTGCCCGAGGTGGATTTCCCTGTGGTCAGGGTCCAGGCCAACATGCCCGGGGCCAGTCCCGAGACCATGGCCGCCACCGTGGCCACCCCGCTGGAACGGGCCCTGGGCCGCATCGCCGGTGTGACCGAGATGACCTCCAGCAGCAGCCTGGGCTCCACGCGGATCATCCTCCAGTTCGATCTGGACAGGGACATCAACGGCGCGGCCCGTGACGTGCAGGCGGCCATCAACGCGGCCCGTTCCACCCTGCCCACCATGCCGTCCAACCCCACCTACCGCAAGGTGAACCCGTCGGGCGCGCCCATCCTCATCCTGTCCGTCACTTCGGACGTCCTGAGCCGCACCCAGCTCTACGACGCCGCGTCCACGGTGCTGGCCCAGAAGATCAGCCAGATCGCCGGGGTGGGCGAAGTGACCGTGGGCGGCGGCGCCCTGCCCGCCGTGCGCGTGGACATCTCGCCCGATGCCCTGCACCGCACGGGCCTGTCCATGGAGGACGTGCGCGCGGCCCTGGCCGGGGCCAATGCCTTTTTGCCCAAGGGGCATCTGGAGAACGAGGACACCTCCTGGACGGTGGTGGCCAGCGACCAGCTGCGCACCGCGGCCCAGTACCGCAAGGTCATCGTGGCCGAGCGCGACGGCGTCACCATCCGCCTGGGCGACGTGGCCACGGTGACGGATTCCAGCCAGGACATCCGCCAGATGGCCCTTTCCAACGGCAAGCCCTCCATCCTGCTCATCGTGTTCCGTTCGCCCGGGGCCAACATCATCGAGACCGTGGACAGGGTGAAGGCCATGATCCCGCAGCTGCGTTCCTGGCTGCCCGAAAGCGCGGATCTTTCCGTGCGCATGGACCGCTCGCAGACCATCCGGGCCTCGCTGCACGAGGTGGAGAAGAGCCTGTTGCTGTCCATGGCCCTGGTGGTGCTGGTGGTCTTCCTCTTTTTGCGCAACGGCCGCGCCACCAGCATCCCGGCCGTGGCCGCGCCGGTATCGCTCATCGGCACCTTCGGGGTCATGTATCTGTGCGGCTACACCCTGGACAACCTTTCGCTCATGGCCCTGACCGTGGCCACGGGCTTTGTGGTGGACGACGCCATCGTGGTGCTGGAGAACATCGTGCGCCGTCTGGAGATGGGCGAAAAGCCCCTGCGGGCCGCCCTGCGCGGCGCGCGCGAGGTGGGCTTCACGGTCATCTCCATTTCCCTGTCGCTGGTGGCGGTCTTCATCCCCATTTTGTTCATGGGCGGTGTGGTGGGGCGGCTGTTCCGCGAGTTCTCCGTGGTGCTGGCCACGGCCGTGCTGGTCTCCATGCTGGTCTCCCTGACCACCACGCCCATGATGTGCGCCACCCTGCTGCGGCCCTTCGACGAGGAGCTTTCCCGCCGCAGTGCCCGCCTGCGTGCGGGAGAAGGCGGCCGGCAGGGGATCTTCACCCGTGCGGGGCAGCTGTGGGGCCGCTTCCTTTCCTCCATGCAGGAAGGCTATTCCCGCAGCCTCTATGTGGTGCTGGACCACTGGAAGCTGACCCTGACCGTGCTCCTGCTGGTGGTGGCGGCCAATGTCTGGATGTACATCGTGGTGCCCAAGGGCTTCTTTCCCCAGCAGGATACGGGCGTCATCATGGGCGGCATCCGCGCGGACCAGAGCGCTTCTTTTCAGGACATGGAAGTCAAGCTGGCCCGGCTGGTGCGCATCCTCAGCGCCGATCCGGCCGTGGACCAGGTCTCGGCCCACATCTCGGGCGGTCGCGGCGGCGGGGGCGTGTTCATCTCCCTCAAGCCGCTGGAGGAACGCGGCATCAGCGCCCAGCAGGTCATCGCCCGCCTGCGCGGCAAGATGTCCTCGGAACCGGGGCTGCAGATCTTTTTGCAGGCCGCGCAGGACATCATGATGGGCGGGCGCAGCTCCCGTTCCCAGTACCAGTATACCCTGCAGGCCGATGACCTGGACAGCCTGCGCCGCTGGGGACGGCGCCTGCAGCAGGAGTTCGCGGCCATCCCCATCCTCAAGGATGTGGACAGCGACATCGAGGAGCGTGGCCTGCAGACCCTGCTGACCGTCAACCGCGATGCCCTGGCCCGCCTGGGCCTGACCATGAAGGATGTGGACGCGGCCCTGAACAATGCCTTCGGCCAGCGTCAGGTCAGCACCATCTACGAGGAGAAGAACCAGTACCGCGTGGTGCTGGAATATGCCCTGCCCTGGCTGGAAGGCGAGGATTCGCTGGGCAAGGTCTGGCTGCCGGGCAAGGACGGGGCCGTGCCCCTGCTGGGCGTGGCCGAGGTCTCGCCGGCCTTCGCGCCCCTGTCCGTGGCCCATCAGGGCCAGTTCGCGGCCGTGACCCTGTCCTTCAACCTGGCGGAGGGCGCCTCCCTTTCGCAGGCGCAGGCCGCCATCGACGAGGCGCGCGTGCGCATCGGCATGCCGTCCACCATCGTGGGCAGCTTCCAGGGCACGGCCAAGATGTACAGCGATACGGTCAAGGAGCAGGCGCTGCTCATCCTGGCGGCCCTGGCCGCGCTCTATATCGTGCTGGGCGTGCTTTACGAGAGCCTCATCCATCCGCTGACCATCCTGTCCACCCTGCCGTCGGCGGGCATCGGGGCCCTGCTGGCCCTGCGGGCCTGCGGCATGGAGTTCAGCGTCATCGCCCTCATCGGCGTGCTGCTGCTTTGCGGCATCGTCAAAAAGAACGCCATCATGATGATCGACTTCGCCATCGAGGCCGCACGCACCCGCAACCTGCCCCCGCGCGAGGCCATCCACGAGGCCTGCCGCCTGCGCTTCCGCCCCATCATGATGACCACTGCCGCCGCCATCCTGGGGGCCGTGCCGCTGGCCCTGGGCCAGGGCGACGGCGCCGAGATCCGCCAGCCCCTGGGCATCACCATCGTGGGCGGCCTGCTGGTGAGCCAGCTGCTCACCCTGTATACCACGCCCGTGGTCTACCTGTGCCTCGACCGGGCCCGGTTGCGCTGGCGCCGGCGCTGGTGGCG